The following proteins come from a genomic window of Terriglobia bacterium:
- a CDS encoding EAL domain-containing protein gives MIESLPVYYEKVPNLAQELENSGNLAVLVLDASRFAAIEEQYGTETYMAVRQRIFKLFADQSGKEFREEDILALDEPRGLRFILFLGRKRKATPNVYANLESLRERLASVFIPKLARTALPYLKNPPDISIGIGLALHNPLVHPHRIIVRALREAYEHADWQRCADDLQVRQRLQEIILRGRVVTAFQPIVRIQDRKALGFEALSRGAPGTSLQSADLLFGAAIKHNLLVELDRLCRMRALLCSNRLPADVQIFVNTLPATIRDPEFRGKHLIGFLEKAKVTPNRIVIEITEKLVIENLSLFQDAMSYFTDLGMALAVDDVGSGYSGLETIARLRPAYLKVDTALVRDVHVSLVNREMLKAIISLGRGIGSRVIAEGIQTAEELNTLLSMGVEYGQGFYLGRPELLPE, from the coding sequence ATGATCGAGTCGCTCCCTGTCTATTATGAGAAGGTTCCCAACCTGGCGCAGGAACTGGAAAACAGCGGTAACCTGGCCGTACTCGTCCTGGATGCTTCGCGCTTCGCTGCGATCGAAGAGCAATACGGCACAGAGACCTACATGGCGGTGCGCCAGCGCATTTTCAAGCTGTTTGCAGACCAATCCGGCAAGGAATTCCGCGAAGAGGACATCCTCGCGCTCGACGAGCCGCGGGGGCTGCGCTTCATCCTGTTCCTGGGCCGGAAGCGGAAGGCGACTCCCAACGTTTACGCGAATCTCGAATCTCTGCGTGAGCGCCTTGCGAGCGTGTTCATTCCCAAGCTTGCGCGCACGGCCCTGCCTTATCTCAAGAATCCTCCGGATATTTCCATCGGCATCGGGCTGGCCCTGCACAATCCGCTGGTTCATCCGCACCGCATCATAGTCCGTGCGCTCCGGGAAGCGTATGAACACGCCGACTGGCAGCGCTGCGCGGATGACCTGCAGGTCCGGCAGCGGCTTCAGGAGATCATCCTGCGCGGGCGCGTGGTCACTGCATTCCAACCGATCGTCAGGATTCAAGACCGCAAGGCTCTGGGATTTGAAGCCCTCTCCCGCGGCGCCCCCGGCACGAGCCTGCAATCGGCCGATCTCCTTTTCGGTGCGGCCATCAAGCACAATCTCCTGGTGGAACTCGACCGGCTCTGCCGCATGCGGGCCCTCCTCTGTTCCAACCGTCTTCCCGCGGACGTGCAGATTTTCGTCAACACGCTTCCGGCGACGATTCGGGATCCGGAATTCCGGGGCAAGCACCTGATCGGATTTCTGGAGAAGGCGAAAGTCACCCCCAACCGGATTGTCATCGAGATCACCGAGAAGCTGGTGATCGAAAACCTGAGCCTGTTCCAGGACGCCATGTCCTATTTCACAGATCTTGGCATGGCGCTGGCGGTGGACGACGTCGGCAGCGGATATTCCGGACTCGAGACCATCGCGCGCCTGCGGCCTGCTTATCTCAAAGTCGACACCGCGCTCGTGCGCGACGTGCATGTCAGCCTTGTCAATCGTGAGATGTTGAAAGCCATCATATCGCTGGGACGCGGCATCGGATCCAGGGTGATCGCCGAAGGGATTCAAACCGCCGAGGAGCTCAATACTCTCTTGTCCATGGGCGTAGAATACGGCCAGGGCTTTTACCTGGGCCGCCCGGAGCTGCTGCCGGAGTAG
- a CDS encoding Fis family transcriptional regulator, whose product MAGKSGISFADFAARVFCRGWLRACWLVMLTAGIAGAQSQVSGNDPRTGPVSTLAREMLAAHNAVRGQVKVPPLQWSDQLAAVAQKWADKLLAEHRFVHSPDSRYGENLFDITGAAAKPSVVIKHWASEFRNYNYASNACNGICGHYTQIVWRDSKRVGCAVARGGGREVWVCNYDPPGNWVGQRPY is encoded by the coding sequence ATGGCTGGCAAATCCGGTATATCGTTTGCTGACTTCGCAGCGCGGGTTTTTTGTCGAGGCTGGCTGCGGGCGTGCTGGCTCGTGATGCTGACGGCCGGAATCGCAGGCGCGCAATCCCAGGTCTCGGGTAACGATCCCAGAACCGGTCCGGTTTCTACGCTCGCGCGTGAGATGCTGGCTGCTCACAACGCGGTTCGGGGTCAAGTGAAGGTGCCCCCGCTTCAATGGTCGGATCAGCTTGCTGCCGTCGCGCAGAAATGGGCCGACAAGCTTCTGGCGGAGCACCGGTTCGTGCACAGCCCGGACTCCCGCTATGGGGAAAACCTGTTTGACATTACGGGCGCCGCCGCCAAGCCCTCCGTCGTGATCAAGCATTGGGCCTCTGAGTTTCGGAATTACAACTACGCCTCAAACGCCTGCAACGGAATCTGCGGCCACTATACCCAGATCGTCTGGCGTGACTCCAAGAGAGTGGGCTGCGCCGTAGCACGCGGCGGCGGACGCGAAGTCTGGGTCTGCAATTACGATCCGCCAGGCAACTGGGTCGGCCAGCGGCCCTATTGA
- a CDS encoding class I SAM-dependent methyltransferase, with the protein MAFCLSLVATCVYGQAQQAQKTQQTQQTKPFQPEVGQDGKDVVWVPTPQVLVDKMLDMAKVTPQDYVIDLGSGDGRTVITAAKRGARALGIEYNPEMVTLSIANAAKDGVGERAKFMKADLFETDFSQATVVTMFLLPEINLKLRPKILEMKPGTRVVSNSFRMEDWEPDETATVEEGCISWCTALLWIVPAKVGGKWRLSAGELTLTQEFQMLSGTLTSSGRNTPISDARMRGDEITFRAGGSVYTGRVKGNAIEGTAKTNGSSVAWSATREER; encoded by the coding sequence ATGGCGTTCTGCCTGTCGTTGGTCGCCACCTGCGTCTACGGGCAGGCGCAACAGGCACAAAAGACACAGCAAACACAGCAGACGAAACCATTCCAACCTGAGGTGGGCCAAGACGGCAAGGACGTGGTGTGGGTGCCGACTCCCCAGGTGCTGGTCGATAAAATGCTCGACATGGCAAAGGTCACGCCGCAGGACTACGTGATTGACCTCGGGTCGGGCGACGGCCGAACTGTTATCACCGCAGCCAAGCGTGGAGCCCGCGCCCTGGGCATCGAATACAACCCCGAGATGGTTACGCTGTCCATTGCCAATGCGGCCAAAGACGGTGTCGGCGAAAGGGCGAAGTTCATGAAGGCCGACTTGTTCGAGACCGATTTCTCCCAGGCGACGGTGGTCACCATGTTCCTGCTGCCCGAGATCAACCTGAAACTGCGGCCCAAGATCCTTGAGATGAAGCCCGGCACGCGGGTGGTGTCGAACAGTTTCAGGATGGAAGATTGGGAGCCGGACGAGACTGCCACGGTGGAGGAAGGGTGCATAAGCTGGTGTACGGCCCTTCTCTGGATTGTGCCCGCCAAAGTCGGGGGCAAGTGGCGGCTCAGCGCAGGGGAACTGACACTCACGCAGGAGTTCCAGATGTTGAGCGGCACGCTCACGTCAAGCGGCAGGAACACGCCGATCTCGGATGCCAGAATGCGTGGCGATGAGATCACTTTCAGAGCCGGCGGTTCGGTGTACACAGGCCGGGTGAAGGGAAACGCGATCGAGGGGACTGCCAAGACCAATGGCAGCAGCGTGGCCTGGAGCGCAACCCGCGAAGAGAGGTAG